A stretch of Halostagnicola kamekurae DNA encodes these proteins:
- a CDS encoding type II/IV secretion system ATPase subunit encodes MTELGTPKPSDELRELAARRPHLRNHLKKFRQITGEFPILIDEPSAEYETDHPNVLYPVGGPIFSHIYGDVGAKMQYFTVEPTLSEEEQEVFQTVKDSLLRRSTSKSAPENDAEYDDQIEELLQESTHIKGDELNNIIDRLKVRFHPGIQEIPQETYENIRYRLNRDIVGLGPLEPVMRDPANEDIHVIGPNECYVDHGTYGMVETTVDFGTQEEFDSWLSNMGERIGNPMTDAEPIIDSTLPDGSRLNVIYSDDVSVKGPSLTIRQGDEVPLSVTQITNWGTLSPELAAYLWLCLENERTVFVVGETASGKTTTLNSIMSFIPRDSKIYTAEDTAEVLPPHDTWQQLLTRESRSEDSADVDMFNLVEAALRSRPEYIVVGEVRGEEGRMAFQAAQTGHPVMLTFHASDIVSMIQRFTGDPINVPETFMDNADVALFQNRVKQGDDVLRRVTSVQEIEGYSDQMDGVVTRQVFYWDPVEDEIIFQGMNNSYVLEEQIATLLGYADTRDIYDDLQFRSDIIERMIQENILEYHEVNSTIDQFQRDGVEGLPFHITRPD; translated from the coding sequence ATGACAGAGCTGGGAACACCGAAGCCGTCGGACGAGTTACGAGAACTCGCCGCCCGGCGGCCACACCTCCGAAATCACCTGAAGAAGTTCCGCCAGATCACTGGCGAGTTTCCGATTCTGATCGACGAGCCCTCTGCCGAGTACGAGACGGATCACCCGAACGTGTTGTACCCTGTCGGCGGTCCAATTTTCAGCCACATTTACGGCGATGTTGGGGCGAAGATGCAGTATTTCACCGTCGAACCGACGCTTTCGGAAGAAGAGCAGGAGGTCTTCCAGACGGTCAAAGACTCGCTGTTGCGCCGGAGTACGAGCAAGTCAGCGCCAGAAAACGACGCCGAGTACGACGACCAAATCGAGGAGTTGCTTCAGGAATCGACCCACATCAAGGGCGACGAACTGAACAACATCATCGATCGGTTGAAAGTCCGGTTCCACCCGGGGATACAGGAGATACCTCAGGAAACCTACGAGAACATTCGCTACCGATTGAACCGTGATATCGTCGGCCTCGGTCCGCTCGAGCCGGTCATGCGCGACCCGGCCAACGAGGACATTCACGTGATCGGCCCCAACGAGTGTTACGTCGATCACGGCACCTACGGCATGGTCGAGACGACCGTCGACTTCGGCACGCAGGAGGAGTTCGATAGCTGGCTGAGCAACATGGGCGAGCGGATCGGGAACCCGATGACCGACGCGGAACCGATCATCGACTCGACGCTGCCGGACGGCTCGCGTCTGAACGTGATTTACAGCGACGACGTGAGCGTGAAGGGACCGAGTCTCACCATCCGTCAGGGCGACGAGGTGCCCCTGTCGGTCACCCAGATTACGAACTGGGGGACCCTGTCGCCCGAACTCGCGGCGTACCTGTGGCTCTGTCTCGAGAACGAGCGGACGGTGTTCGTCGTCGGCGAGACGGCGTCGGGGAAGACGACGACGCTGAACTCGATCATGTCGTTCATCCCGCGGGACTCGAAGATTTACACCGCGGAGGACACGGCCGAGGTGTTGCCGCCCCACGACACCTGGCAGCAGCTATTGACTCGAGAGAGCCGCAGCGAGGACAGCGCCGACGTCGACATGTTCAACCTGGTCGAGGCGGCGCTGCGGTCTCGTCCGGAATACATCGTCGTGGGTGAGGTCCGCGGTGAGGAGGGACGGATGGCGTTCCAGGCGGCCCAGACCGGCCACCCTGTTATGCTCACCTTCCACGCGAGCGACATCGTCTCGATGATCCAGCGCTTTACTGGGGACCCGATCAACGTTCCCGAGACGTTCATGGACAACGCCGACGTGGCGCTGTTCCAGAACCGGGTGAAACAGGGCGACGACGTCCTGCGACGGGTCACGAGCGTTCAAGAGATCGAGGGCTACTCCGATCAGATGGACGGCGTCGTCACTCGGCAGGTGTTCTACTGGGATCCCGTCGAGGACGAGATCATCTTCCAGGGGATGAACAACTCCTACGTGCTCGAAGAACAGATCGCGACGCTGCTCGGGTACGCGGACACGCGAGACATCTACGACGACCTGCAGTTCCGCTCTGACATCATCGAGCGGATGATCCAGGAGAACATCCTCGAGTACCACGAGGTCAACTCGACGATCGACCAGTTCCAGCGCGACGGCGTCGAAGGGCTTCCCTTCCACATTACGCGGCCGGACTGA
- the cheY gene encoding chemotaxis protein CheY has translation MDVLITDDSGFMRDLLREILEEEHNIVGEAENGVEAVELYQQEQPDIAFMDIVMPIKDGIEATDEITDLDPDATVVMCTSVEQAEQMKDSIKAGADGYITKPFQKESVLEEVNSITAG, from the coding sequence ATGGACGTACTAATCACGGACGATTCCGGATTTATGCGGGATCTGCTTCGAGAAATTCTCGAGGAAGAACACAACATCGTTGGGGAGGCCGAAAACGGCGTCGAGGCGGTCGAGTTGTACCAACAGGAGCAACCTGACATCGCCTTCATGGACATCGTCATGCCGATCAAAGACGGGATCGAGGCGACCGACGAGATCACCGACCTCGATCCGGACGCGACGGTCGTGATGTGTACGAGCGTCGAGCAGGCCGAGCAGATGAAAGACTCGATCAAGGCCGGGGCGGACGGCTACATCACGAAGCCGTTCCAGAAAGAGAGCGTACTCGAGGAAGTAAACAGCATCACGGCCGGGTAA
- a CDS encoding chemotaxis protein CheC codes for MEIDIRALETYNKLAHDGAQSAVKSLSQLTGISTRVEVTDVSLMSPSDLQYEFIGNEYAGVSIDLSGEIRGETVLAFDEQARTAVTDVLVPADDPEMKKSSIKEVGNIMTSGFIDGWANHLNTKIKSSPPTYIEGTGTEVLPRSATEGDSHLLVFRSRVEASRGGVNEPVDFRILLVPDQTSLETALEPQADTSISFEKLEVFNEMTKEGAEKSAANITSMTGIETSVNISRLSLVPLEDIPAEVGTKRYVGTVMEFEGKLGGYLVILFDQPSGRAVVDSLVPMETEGEWGEMEQGALQELGNIMTSGFIDGWANVLNAEIKHSPPKFVADIGSSIMSPIIAQIAQTDDHAFLLDSSIETDSDRVFTCQMLALPRRDELEEALDEILVENSGNTEADPNDLF; via the coding sequence ATGGAAATCGATATTCGAGCGCTGGAGACGTACAACAAACTCGCTCACGACGGCGCGCAGTCGGCCGTCAAGTCACTGTCGCAACTGACGGGCATTAGCACCCGCGTCGAGGTGACCGACGTTTCGCTGATGTCGCCGTCCGATCTGCAGTACGAGTTCATCGGCAACGAGTACGCGGGCGTCAGCATCGACCTGTCGGGCGAGATCCGCGGAGAGACGGTCCTCGCGTTCGACGAACAGGCCCGAACCGCGGTGACGGACGTGCTCGTCCCGGCCGACGACCCCGAGATGAAAAAGAGCAGCATCAAGGAGGTCGGCAACATCATGACCAGCGGTTTCATCGACGGCTGGGCCAACCACCTCAACACGAAGATCAAGAGTTCGCCGCCGACCTACATCGAAGGAACCGGGACGGAAGTCCTCCCGCGTTCGGCGACGGAGGGCGACAGTCACTTGCTCGTCTTCCGCAGCCGCGTCGAGGCCTCCCGCGGCGGCGTCAACGAACCCGTCGACTTTCGCATCCTGCTCGTTCCCGACCAGACCTCCCTCGAGACCGCCCTCGAGCCCCAGGCCGACACGAGCATCTCCTTCGAGAAACTCGAGGTATTCAACGAGATGACCAAAGAGGGCGCGGAGAAATCCGCGGCTAACATCACCTCGATGACGGGCATCGAGACGAGCGTCAACATCAGCCGGCTGAGTCTCGTTCCGCTCGAGGACATTCCGGCGGAGGTCGGCACCAAACGCTACGTCGGGACCGTCATGGAGTTCGAGGGGAAACTCGGGGGGTATCTGGTGATCCTCTTCGACCAGCCCTCAGGTCGGGCGGTCGTCGACTCGCTCGTGCCGATGGAGACCGAAGGCGAGTGGGGCGAGATGGAACAGGGGGCCCTGCAGGAACTTGGCAACATCATGACCAGCGGCTTCATCGACGGCTGGGCGAACGTGTTGAACGCGGAGATCAAACACTCGCCGCCGAAGTTCGTCGCCGACATCGGCTCGTCGATCATGAGCCCGATCATCGCCCAGATCGCCCAGACCGACGACCACGCGTTCTTGCTCGACTCGAGCATCGAAACGGACAGCGACCGGGTGTTCACCTGCCAGATGCTCGCCCTGCCACGTCGGGACGAACTCGAGGAAGCGCTCGACGAAATCCTCGTCGAGAACTCCGGGAACACGGAAGCCGATCCGAACGATCTGTTCTAG
- a CDS encoding pro-sigmaK processing inhibitor BofA family protein, with amino-acid sequence MVTGLEILLLALVLAAIVGASRVIQAVRPFIVNAIVGLIALFLAQAVFDISVAITPIALLVVALGGLPGSILVILLSVLEIAFV; translated from the coding sequence ATGGTAACCGGACTCGAGATACTCCTTCTGGCGCTGGTACTCGCAGCCATCGTCGGCGCGTCGCGTGTCATCCAAGCCGTGCGGCCGTTTATCGTCAACGCGATCGTCGGCCTGATCGCCCTCTTTCTCGCCCAGGCCGTGTTCGACATTTCGGTGGCTATCACACCCATCGCGCTGTTGGTCGTGGCCCTCGGCGGGCTTCCCGGTTCGATACTGGTTATCCTCCTGTCGGTCCTCGAGATCGCGTTCGTTTAA
- a CDS encoding sensor domain-containing protein — MVSTERVVSIVVSLPASGLKMSIEIYCVPTRIHLKMPSHSTEFTPDSGHKRLWSPVTDPQTYRNVAFLLLRLPLGVGYFTVFLTGLAIGVALTPVLVGIPVLGFVLGLTDYASTFEAKVISRLLGIEVGHTLVHDPTTEPLVSYIKTILTDPQSYLLVGYFLVSLFVGIGTFLFVVVVASLGMALIVAPLVYPLPFTQYEIPLFDSGAGPIVINTLPEAVVASLVGLAVLLVGFHGSNLLATAHGRVTAFLLANQ; from the coding sequence ATGGTAAGTACAGAGCGCGTAGTCAGTATAGTGGTCTCGTTGCCGGCGAGCGGTCTTAAAATGTCGATAGAAATATACTGTGTGCCAACCAGAATCCACCTAAAGATGCCCTCCCACTCGACTGAATTCACACCGGATTCGGGCCATAAACGGCTTTGGTCCCCAGTTACCGACCCACAGACGTACCGTAACGTCGCCTTCCTCCTATTGCGTCTCCCGCTTGGTGTCGGGTACTTCACCGTCTTTCTGACCGGACTCGCTATCGGTGTCGCACTGACGCCAGTACTCGTTGGTATCCCAGTACTCGGTTTCGTGCTCGGTCTGACCGACTACGCCAGCACATTCGAAGCCAAGGTTATCAGCCGACTACTCGGGATAGAGGTTGGTCACACCTTGGTCCATGATCCGACCACGGAGCCGCTTGTTTCGTACATAAAGACGATATTGACCGATCCACAGTCGTATCTACTGGTCGGATACTTCCTGGTCTCCCTGTTCGTCGGCATCGGCACGTTCCTGTTTGTGGTCGTAGTAGCGAGCCTCGGGATGGCGCTGATCGTGGCACCACTCGTGTACCCTCTACCGTTCACACAGTATGAGATTCCTCTATTCGACTCGGGAGCTGGTCCCATCGTCATCAACACCTTGCCGGAGGCAGTGGTTGCTTCACTGGTCGGACTCGCAGTTCTATTGGTCGGTTTCCACGGTTCGAATTTGCTGGCGACCGCCCACGGCAGAGTCACTGCCTTTCTATTGGCCAACCAATAG
- a CDS encoding ParB N-terminal domain-containing protein — protein MYEGYVEMVHHNRGSVIMHNCRELTEGQKVGSVFVRIVDEIIQLESHKEIQELNPERVANSPHYEAKIIPRDYHMRLAYRNGYTGSFPVARKLEKDHPRFDPSQQYELVNGHKRVAAMKRVGLQKHPFEVIQCTDEEAKELYELAHRDQDSEDSEDDSTDEMLEEGLSSSRTTQGVRRPTATTGQRIQPREHMIDRQSS, from the coding sequence GTGTACGAAGGTTACGTCGAAATGGTCCACCATAACCGTGGGAGTGTGATTATGCATAACTGTCGCGAACTCACGGAAGGACAGAAAGTAGGTTCAGTGTTCGTTCGTATCGTAGACGAGATTATTCAACTTGAGAGTCATAAGGAAATTCAAGAGCTTAATCCTGAGAGGGTTGCTAATTCACCCCACTATGAAGCCAAAATCATACCTCGTGACTATCATATGCGACTCGCTTACCGAAATGGATACACCGGCTCATTCCCGGTTGCTCGAAAGCTAGAGAAGGATCATCCCCGGTTTGATCCGAGTCAGCAGTACGAACTTGTCAATGGGCACAAGAGGGTCGCTGCGATGAAGCGCGTTGGGCTACAGAAGCATCCTTTTGAAGTAATCCAGTGTACGGATGAGGAAGCAAAGGAGCTGTATGAACTTGCTCACCGCGATCAAGACTCAGAGGATAGCGAGGATGACTCTACAGATGAAATGTTGGAAGAAGGTCTCTCGAGCAGCCGCACAACCCAGGGAGTACGTCGGCCAACGGCTACCACCGGCCAGCGAATTCAACCACGAGAACATATGATCGACCGGCAATCTTCTTGA
- a CDS encoding CDGSH iron-sulfur domain-containing protein — protein MSRLVELEANGPRKLDADDLDEQKGDVAICQCGLAETFPFCDGSHRKTRDEAPDKRYVYDEDGTRAVVDRVVRDNDSE, from the coding sequence ATGTCACGACTCGTGGAACTCGAGGCGAACGGCCCGCGAAAACTCGACGCGGACGACCTCGACGAGCAGAAAGGCGACGTCGCGATCTGTCAGTGCGGCCTCGCCGAAACGTTTCCGTTCTGCGATGGGAGCCACCGAAAGACCAGAGACGAAGCGCCGGACAAGCGGTACGTCTACGACGAGGACGGCACTCGAGCGGTCGTCGACCGGGTCGTCCGCGACAACGACTCGGAGTGA
- a CDS encoding MFS transporter, translating into MSRSSGESPDGRRSWLVAATGALAMVFTFGTAFSYGVFMTPFSDAFGVEPLALSTVFATMLFAFYIGAGVVGVFGARVPSRTILLVCAAISGLLAPSLYVVEGYAGLLVVFGALGLALGTVFVVLASIVPRWFDANRGTATGLIFAGNGLGLFVLPPAWQYAIDASGVRNGFFVVLSITAVAFLVAGVTCRRPDWAERSTASAGEILEWVRGLAGTRTFRLLFVGVGLSFAWYQLLTAYAIDLFTARGMTAAGASLAFGFVGGFSIISRLASGFVADTVGYRRTFIASLGSAAIGGALLVPSHSISTALSVFCLGIGLGGSATLYIPVLMRTYSRTKDTAVIGIFNVAIGTFSLVAPPVGTAIVDSTGSYTAVILLTVFALLGAIWAIAVGS; encoded by the coding sequence GTGAGTCGCTCGAGCGGGGAATCGCCCGACGGACGCCGAAGTTGGCTCGTGGCCGCTACCGGCGCGCTGGCAATGGTATTCACGTTCGGAACCGCCTTCTCCTACGGCGTCTTCATGACGCCGTTCAGCGACGCGTTCGGCGTCGAACCGCTGGCGCTTTCGACCGTCTTCGCGACCATGCTCTTCGCGTTCTACATCGGCGCCGGCGTCGTCGGCGTCTTCGGTGCTCGAGTCCCGTCCCGGACGATTTTACTCGTCTGTGCGGCGATTTCGGGACTTTTGGCCCCGTCGCTGTACGTCGTCGAGGGATACGCCGGTCTCCTCGTCGTCTTCGGGGCGCTCGGCCTGGCGCTCGGGACGGTGTTCGTCGTCCTCGCGTCTATCGTCCCCAGATGGTTCGACGCCAATCGCGGCACCGCGACCGGCCTCATTTTCGCCGGTAACGGGCTGGGTCTGTTCGTCTTGCCGCCGGCGTGGCAGTACGCGATCGACGCCAGCGGCGTTCGGAACGGTTTTTTCGTCGTCCTGTCGATCACCGCGGTCGCGTTCCTCGTCGCCGGCGTCACCTGTCGGCGGCCCGACTGGGCCGAGCGGTCGACGGCCTCGGCCGGCGAGATCCTCGAGTGGGTGCGCGGGCTGGCCGGAACCCGGACGTTCCGACTGCTGTTCGTCGGCGTCGGTCTCTCGTTTGCGTGGTACCAGTTGCTCACGGCATACGCGATCGACCTGTTTACCGCCCGCGGAATGACCGCAGCAGGCGCGTCGCTCGCGTTCGGATTCGTCGGCGGCTTTAGCATAATCTCGAGACTCGCAAGCGGATTCGTCGCCGACACCGTCGGCTACCGGCGAACGTTCATCGCGTCACTCGGGAGCGCAGCCATCGGCGGGGCGCTGCTGGTCCCTTCCCACTCGATCTCGACCGCGCTGTCGGTCTTCTGTCTCGGGATCGGCCTCGGTGGGTCGGCGACGCTTTACATTCCCGTCCTGATGCGGACCTACAGCCGGACGAAAGATACGGCGGTCATCGGAATTTTCAACGTGGCGATCGGCACGTTCTCGCTGGTCGCACCGCCGGTCGGGACCGCGATCGTCGACTCGACGGGCTCTTACACGGCGGTCATCCTCCTCACCGTGTTCGCACTTCTCGGCGCAATCTGGGCCATCGCCGTCGGGTCCTGA
- a CDS encoding DUF7091 family protein: protein MSDGRRLERFVRTKLRRAGEQYEGLRRSTGEQLEEARTAYEGAKHARSLPTDEAGRAKIVCRRYAEQRAAKLDDEFRPACYEHGHPDCEGCVEDVRSGRIETW from the coding sequence ATGTCAGACGGGCGTCGTCTCGAGCGGTTCGTTCGGACGAAACTCCGACGAGCGGGCGAGCAGTACGAAGGGTTGCGTCGATCGACCGGTGAGCAACTCGAGGAGGCCCGAACGGCCTACGAGGGGGCAAAGCACGCCCGCTCGCTGCCGACCGACGAGGCGGGTCGCGCGAAGATCGTCTGTCGGCGCTACGCCGAACAGCGGGCGGCGAAACTCGACGACGAGTTTCGTCCGGCGTGTTACGAGCACGGGCATCCGGATTGTGAGGGGTGCGTCGAGGACGTTCGATCGGGTCGGATCGAGACCTGGTAA
- a CDS encoding replication factor A (Replication protein A protects and stabilize the intermediate ssDNA that is generated by the unwinding action of a DNA helicase at the replication fork. In addition, SSBs prevent the formation of secondary structures by single-stranded template DNA.), with translation MSDVRQHAEDIHDQFSDHLDITVDDVEERLTTLVDEYKVPVDEGRRSVTNHYLEEAGLEREDIARGGSEAVNVEDIEEEEQWVDITAKVIELWDPRSDSVAQVGLLGDPTGTIKFTKWAKSELPSLEEGGVYELRNVVTDEYQGRYSVKLNSTTVVEELEDDIEVGDDTSEIEGALVDMQSGSGLIKRCPEEDCTRVLQNGRCNEHGEVEGEFDLRIKGVVDDGIDAHEVIFDAEATESLTGISLEEGKEMAMDALDTTVVADEIREKIIGTYYRIEGPTFGRYVLADDVEELDGPVDAEQLLIKARSM, from the coding sequence ATGAGCGACGTACGACAACACGCCGAAGACATACACGACCAGTTTTCAGATCATCTCGACATCACGGTCGACGACGTCGAGGAGCGCCTGACGACGCTCGTCGACGAGTACAAAGTGCCCGTCGACGAAGGTCGTCGGAGCGTCACGAACCACTACCTCGAGGAGGCGGGCCTCGAGCGCGAGGACATTGCGCGCGGCGGCAGCGAGGCCGTCAACGTCGAGGACATCGAGGAAGAAGAGCAGTGGGTCGACATCACCGCGAAGGTCATCGAACTCTGGGACCCCCGAAGCGACTCCGTCGCGCAGGTGGGACTACTCGGTGATCCGACGGGGACGATCAAGTTCACCAAGTGGGCCAAATCCGAGCTGCCGTCGCTCGAGGAAGGCGGCGTCTACGAACTGCGAAACGTCGTCACCGACGAGTACCAGGGTCGGTACTCGGTCAAACTCAACAGCACGACCGTCGTCGAGGAACTCGAGGACGACATCGAGGTCGGCGACGACACCTCCGAGATCGAAGGCGCGCTCGTCGACATGCAAAGCGGCAGCGGCCTCATCAAGCGCTGTCCGGAGGAAGACTGCACGCGCGTCCTCCAGAACGGACGCTGTAACGAACACGGCGAGGTCGAAGGCGAGTTCGACCTCCGCATCAAGGGCGTCGTCGACGACGGGATCGACGCCCACGAGGTCATCTTCGACGCCGAGGCGACCGAATCGCTGACCGGCATCAGCCTAGAGGAGGGCAAGGAGATGGCGATGGATGCGCTCGATACCACGGTCGTCGCCGACGAGATCCGCGAGAAGATCATCGGGACCTACTACCGCATCGAGGGGCCGACCTTCGGGCGGTACGTCCTCGCGGACGACGTCGAGGAACTCGACGGACCGGTCGACGCCGAACAGCTGTTGATCAAAGCGAGGTCGATGTAA
- a CDS encoding RPA family protein — MSQAELTREVARRVFASEFNDSTYTFKESDDERAPNYALLPTGDRANRAFIVGTLTETEDVGDESEYWRGRVVDPTGTFFVYAGQYQPEAAAVLRDTEPPAYVAIVGKPRTYETEDGSVNVSVRPESISIVDDATRNRWVVETAERTIDRIEAFEEWEAEQEAPESGSTAPGNEYAQMARERYDSPVENYRRDVILALESLEDLEATA; from the coding sequence ATGTCTCAGGCAGAACTCACCCGCGAAGTCGCACGTCGCGTCTTCGCCTCCGAATTCAACGATTCGACGTACACATTCAAAGAAAGCGACGACGAGCGCGCGCCGAACTACGCGTTGCTCCCGACGGGCGACCGCGCGAACCGCGCGTTCATCGTCGGCACGCTCACCGAAACCGAAGACGTCGGCGACGAGAGCGAGTACTGGCGCGGCCGCGTCGTCGATCCGACGGGGACCTTTTTCGTCTACGCCGGCCAGTACCAGCCCGAAGCAGCCGCCGTCCTGCGGGACACGGAGCCGCCGGCGTACGTCGCGATCGTCGGCAAGCCGCGAACGTACGAGACCGAAGACGGTTCCGTCAACGTCTCCGTTCGACCGGAGTCGATCTCGATCGTCGACGACGCGACCCGCAACCGGTGGGTCGTCGAAACCGCCGAACGCACCATCGATCGGATCGAGGCCTTCGAGGAGTGGGAAGCCGAACAGGAGGCTCCCGAAAGCGGTTCGACGGCACCCGGCAACGAGTACGCCCAGATGGCTCGCGAACGGTACGACTCGCCGGTCGAGAACTACCGTCGCGACGTAATTCTGGCCTTAGAGAGCCTCGAGGATCTCGAGGCGACGGCCTGA
- a CDS encoding CopG family transcriptional regulator, whose product MGNKNKTISFRVNEDAFEALQDIAAERDISLSAVFRDYVDLLVEHDGQVEVVPESELASRTSDDGEPTYPPTVEVPKSFVREHERLELEAEHLREQLEEHKSYVSELRSRLEGEEDEVLLLDDLDEDDEQYPLR is encoded by the coding sequence ATGGGCAACAAGAACAAGACGATCTCGTTCCGGGTGAACGAGGACGCGTTCGAAGCGCTACAGGACATCGCCGCGGAGCGTGACATCTCGTTGTCCGCCGTGTTCCGCGATTACGTCGACCTGCTGGTCGAACACGACGGACAGGTCGAGGTGGTCCCCGAGTCCGAACTCGCCAGTCGAACGAGCGACGACGGCGAGCCGACCTATCCGCCGACCGTCGAGGTGCCAAAGAGCTTCGTGCGCGAACACGAGCGCCTCGAGCTCGAGGCCGAGCACCTTCGCGAGCAACTCGAGGAGCACAAATCGTACGTTTCGGAGCTTCGGAGTCGCCTCGAAGGGGAAGAAGACGAAGTGTTGTTGCTCGACGACCTCGACGAGGACGACGAGCAGTACCCGTTGCGGTAA
- a CDS encoding DUF5814 domain-containing protein — protein sequence MAITDKIYVKNHRQLSSQLETNIPKGAFKGATLDVLFQGNGLEKLDEATRERVLDFASDFLDCNCDTNPYCGCPERKFIRYLLELRAQGLGPDAIVDVMSDDYMLYAYSGDVLSFLDSGIRTLEAAEGLARVDGHGEKRDEIRQVKDDLAR from the coding sequence GTGGCCATCACCGACAAAATATACGTCAAGAACCATCGGCAGTTGAGCTCGCAACTCGAGACGAACATCCCGAAAGGCGCGTTCAAAGGTGCGACGCTCGACGTGCTCTTTCAGGGCAACGGCCTCGAGAAGCTAGACGAGGCCACCAGAGAGCGGGTCCTCGATTTCGCGAGCGACTTTCTTGACTGCAACTGTGACACCAATCCCTACTGTGGCTGTCCGGAACGGAAGTTCATCCGCTATCTCCTCGAGTTGCGCGCCCAGGGGTTAGGGCCGGACGCCATCGTCGACGTGATGAGCGACGACTACATGCTGTATGCCTACTCCGGCGACGTCCTCTCCTTTCTCGACAGCGGCATTCGAACGCTCGAGGCCGCAGAAGGCCTAGCTCGAGTCGACGGACACGGTGAGAAACGCGACGAGATTCGGCAGGTCAAAGACGATCTCGCGAGATAA
- a CDS encoding CBS domain-containing protein, translating into MWKSFRIGSLFGIPIKLDLTFLLVLPFFAYLIGVQIGMVADLLNDLLGAGIDTAAVSGGPMPLVLGFAAAIGLFIGVVLHELGHSLTARRYGFPIDSITLWLLGGVASFTEMPEDWKQELAISIAGPIVSVLVGALSYGLFLLTPASVDGALFVFGYLAVLNVALAGFNMLPAFPMDGGRVLRALLARNQPYAKATQQAASIGKFFAVLMGLFGLLVTFNIILIGVAFFIYIAASGESQQVTMKAAFQDVTVGDIMTPARDLHTVAPDTSVEELIQRMFSERHTGYPVLDNGHLVGLVTLSDAQEVKPVERDAFTVSDVMTTDLQTIDANSDAMTAIERMQSERIGRLLVVDGDDSMTRPDASIQDEAVYDDGGFDDPVLEDAGGSGTEEPGDLVGLISRTDMMTALNIVQQSGEVNHSSQSQPLD; encoded by the coding sequence ATGTGGAAGAGCTTCCGTATCGGATCGCTGTTTGGGATCCCTATCAAACTCGATCTGACGTTTCTGCTGGTTTTGCCCTTCTTCGCGTATCTCATCGGCGTCCAGATCGGGATGGTCGCGGACCTACTCAACGACCTGCTCGGGGCCGGCATCGATACGGCGGCGGTCTCCGGCGGCCCGATGCCGCTGGTGCTCGGATTCGCGGCGGCGATCGGATTGTTTATCGGCGTCGTGCTCCACGAACTCGGCCACTCGCTGACCGCCCGGCGGTACGGGTTCCCGATCGATTCGATCACGCTCTGGCTGCTCGGCGGGGTCGCGTCGTTCACGGAGATGCCCGAAGATTGGAAACAGGAACTGGCCATTTCGATCGCCGGCCCCATCGTCTCGGTGCTCGTCGGCGCGCTCTCCTACGGCCTCTTTCTCCTCACGCCAGCTAGCGTCGACGGGGCGCTGTTCGTCTTCGGCTACCTCGCGGTTCTCAACGTCGCGCTCGCGGGGTTCAACATGCTCCCCGCGTTCCCGATGGACGGCGGCCGCGTGCTCCGGGCGCTGTTGGCTCGAAACCAGCCCTACGCGAAGGCAACCCAGCAGGCGGCGAGCATCGGAAAGTTCTTCGCGGTGTTGATGGGGTTGTTCGGACTGCTCGTGACGTTCAACATCATCCTCATCGGCGTCGCCTTCTTCATCTACATCGCCGCCTCCGGCGAGTCCCAGCAGGTGACCATGAAAGCCGCGTTTCAGGACGTTACCGTCGGCGACATCATGACGCCCGCTCGAGACCTTCACACGGTCGCTCCCGATACCAGCGTCGAGGAACTCATCCAGCGGATGTTCTCCGAGCGACACACAGGTTATCCGGTGCTCGACAACGGACACCTCGTCGGCCTCGTCACGCTCTCGGATGCACAGGAAGTCAAACCCGTCGAACGCGACGCGTTTACCGTCTCGGACGTGATGACGACGGACCTCCAGACGATCGATGCGAACTCCGACGCGATGACCGCGATCGAACGGATGCAATCCGAACGCATCGGACGGCTACTCGTCGTCGATGGAGACGATTCGATGACCCGCCCGGACGCGTCCATCCAGGACGAGGCCGTCTACGACGACGGCGGTTTCGACGATCCAGTTCTCGAGGACGCCGGCGGTTCCGGAACCGAAGAACCCGGCGACCTTGTCGGACTGATCTCGAGAACCGACATGATGACCGCGCTGAACATCGTCCAGCAGAGCGGCGAAGTCAATCACTCCTCGCAGTCACAGCCGTTGGACTGA